The window CGGTGTTCTTGTCTTAGTGCTATGAAGCACACCTATGCATCTAAAACTTAAATCGGTTAGCGGTGTTGTGGGCAAAGTTGTCAGAACGTTTGTATTTGTAGGCCCCGCCTACATCCCAACGCCGTGTTTCGTGATTGGATACACTGAAGCTATGCACGATATGATTGGCGGACGTTGTCAGTGACATGAGCGACAACCGTCGCTTTGGTTGAGGAGCATCTTGTGTTAGAAAGTCAACGACAGGAAGCAATTTAACATCAAATACGCAACGCATTAGTTCAAAATATCGACTTTTATTGATCCCCTAACTAAACAGACTCAGGAGCAAAACACGTCAACCTATGTAATGATGTATAAAACCGTATTATATGAATCTCAATGGACAAAGCAGACGTTACATGTGTGTTCTTTGGCTAGGTGAGACACTGGCTCACCACGCAGGAGCTTTACACCATCTGCACAATGAAGAGGTTTCAGTTTCAAAAAGCTGTCAGttccaacaaaaaaatatagaaaacatCTGTAAAAAAGAGACAGCTGAACTGAATGATTGACCTCATGCAATGAAATACAGCATTTTTAGTTTTCCAGTGACTGCATTTGACTCAGATTTAATCAGCAAGTgtggcagaaaaaaaatgagCTACTGGTTATTTTGCTCATAGTAAAAAGAAGCTTACATACAATCCAAAGTGAAATTGAACACCCAATATCAAAATACTGACCAACAACAATGAGTGAATAACTTATATCTAAATCTCCTGCAAAAGCTGTAAATGCAGGCTGGTGAAATacagtgacttttttttaacatatccTGAGTTAGTAGACTACAACATACATGACCGTAAAAGGAAAGATTCAAGTGCATTTTTGCACTGCTCACACAAAGAATTTAAGAGTCAAATAAAAATTCTCAAGCTCCCCTTTATCAAGTTGTATGTTCAATTACGACTGAACAGGGTTGTCATGGACTAGCATGCATaggaagaacaaaaacaaaaaacctgaaCATACGTATAAAACCTGGGTAAAGAAACTTATGCAGCGCTTTCCCCCCCCAGAAAAAATAGGTCCATAAAAATTTCAGTCACTTAGGTAATTTTAATTAATTCCAAATAacttataactttttttttttttttttaaaaaaggttaaataaTTTTGACAAAGGCGGttgacacattttgaaaaaaatatatctctGCTATGAAAATGTCTGACCGGTCCTCTTGTTTTCAGCTTCTAAAGAGTTGTACATTTGGAGGTAATTTATCAGAATCCAACATTTAAAGCTATGACTAAAgcaaaaagaggtttaaaaaatactttaccATCAAAATGCTGCCATGTAGTCTTAAGAATTTCAAACTATCTGATCAAAAAGTAAAATTTGATATGCATAATAAACAAATgcttaaacagaaacaaaaggacTTATTGGGTAAAGTAATAAAATGTAGTAGAATTTTATGTTAAACGAAAAACCTGCAGCAGCACCTTATTTTTTAGTTCAACAGAAGGATCTCAGCCAAAGAAAACAAGATTTACTCGTAGCTGGGACACAATTgtaaataaacacatatatatgtagaaAAACTTAGGTAATTGGCCATTGCAGTAGTTAAATCCATTTCTTTTCAAAGTGTCCCTCTCGCTTATCCGCcaagatttaacatttaatgtGCGACCAACCACATTCtttcaaaaagaataaaatacagTTTTATACTTAACTGGTCTGGAAATTACAAGCATATTACTGGATAAAAATGAAGTACATAGTGGTTCACTGCGAGCCTACAGATGCAGTGTGTGGGTTTGCTGTAAACattcaaagaaaataatgaaagtaAAAAGCAGAATAGCACAAATATGGTGTGGTATTATAACAATGCCTCGTCTTGATCAAAGAAAAGGCATTGAAATCTTTAGAACGCAtgatgaaaaaacatgtttaaatgtgcaCTGAACCAGTAGGCTTTTCAGTAAAGCTTAGCATGAAAATGTTGCTCTTGTTCAAaactcaacaaaaaaagaaaaaagcatatAACAATTAATGCTCTGAATACAGGCTGTGAACACATGTCCTTAGCGCAGCCAGAAACGTCTTGCGGGCGCTAGTTAAAAAGTTAGAAGTCACGCAGACAATGACAAACTTAGGAGGCAGTGACTCCCTCCCACTCCACCAGGTACTGCACCTTGCCGTCGAGAGTGACCCGTCGCGCCAGAACTTTGTACTTTTCCCCGCAAGCCAGTCGCCCGGCTGCTCCAAAATAGCTGCTGATGGAGCTCTTGAGGtgggagagttggctgttggGGTCCATGCCGTGAACTATATCGGCGGAGTGAAGTCTTGGGAGGGGGCTCATCATCTCCGTAGCCGAGGGGTTTGGGTCTGCATGGCTAGGAGGGAGGATCTCTGGGCGGGGGGGCTGCGGGGCCCGTCGTGGGCGCCCACGTTTCCTCTTCAAGAGTGGAGCGGAAACCGGCATGATGCAGGCTGTCGTTCGTGTCTTGCTGGAGCTGCAGCTAGTGCGTTTGATAggaaaagaagtaaaaaaaaaaaaaaatacacatattttaATTCGGAGagtaacaaaaaagacaaaaattgaaatttggaaaaacaaagacGAGACTAAGGACTAAAAGGGCAGCACTGGAGCACAAATGGCTCCGTGATGAATGCTAATAGGACGttaacatgcacacagacacaatggaAATGTCCTGATCTCAAGCAGATGGTGTTCACCATGGTCAAAATCTTATGTTAGCATGAATAATGcatgaaacacaaaatgcagcaGAGTCAGATGAGACAAAAAGGTAAGTAATTCTAAATCATTGGACCAGAAGAAATTATTTCTTATTAGCGCCAGCCACAATAAATGTGTGTACTAAATCTCTGCagccattcatttttcaatagcGGTGGAATTTGCTATCTGGACTCAAGTTGCGGCTCAACCACGGATAGAGCCCTCCATACCGCTCTTTAATGTGTTAACCGTTGCGGTTGAATAGCAGGCATACCTGGACGGTCTTGAAATGCTAGTTGAGGTAGTTTCTGTGGTGCTCAGGGCTCCTATAGATTCCACATCTGAAGTAGACAGCTGAGGTCGCTCCCTCCTGGTGaaagtaaattaaaataaatacaacaagaaaaagctgctgaaaGTTAATTACAGCTAGCAAGTTAAGTCAATCGGGAGAAAGTATTTATTCAGCAGTGTATAGTAAggatttgattattttctctTCATTACCTCAAAGTAGATTACACATTTGAGTCTTAAGGCAAACAAGCAAACTTTGTAGGAGGCCACGGACTCTTGGTAGGAATTGTAGATAAAAGACATTTATTGCTGCCATAAGAGTACAGTAGCTTCACCCCTACACAATGGAACACAAGTGTTCAGGAATATAAATTGTGCACTACAAAAGCTCACTTACTTGGCAGCGGTTAAGTGATCCAATGTGTTGGGCTCCAGTGGCAGAGGCCTCCTTAAATTCTGTCAAACACGGGAAAACagtagtttatatatatatatatatatatatatcagcgaGTTTCCTTTTAACCTTACCTTTACAGAGTAATGTAGAGAATACCCACCCCCTCCACAACTACAGACAGCCCACGCCcactaaaacaaacacacacccacaaccaAGCACCTGGGATAAGCGTTCACTGCATTGTGGTTTAGCCAGAGTCTCCAGAGAACGTGCTCcttgcttcctctttttcttcttctctgtgccATTGGTTAAAGACCTGAAAACATGAGCGCAACGATAACATGCCACCGCAGTTCCACAAGTTGGGACAGGTGTGCATTAATAACCGTAATTtgtaacacacaaaacaacactttCTCTTTATGTGCAGTTAGTCCACCATGAGCATTTCGTATTCAAGAGCGTGTAATGATAGACAGAGCTATGGCACCcaaaattgaaaacaaaaaacatttgactgCAGCACTTTTAGATTTAAGTTTTCCAATCGTACATCATGCCAGGTGGGGTCTTGGTGGACTTGCACCCCTTGATGTTTATCTCATGTGAAGTCCTGTCCATTCCTCTGCCGGATGGCTCATGAGAGTTTGGTGGAGCAGGAGGGAAACGAATCCTCAGGCTAAacaagtgtttctttttcttaaccTCTTTCCCCGACTTGAATCTAGAAGGACCGtacaaaaaaagggagaaaaaaggacTTAGGAAAAAGACAACTGTGTTTTAAGCTATCAACATGGACGATTATGCAGAAACAAAACAGCTTACATGCTACTGTTGTTGTTCAGTGCCTCCAGAACCCTCCCATAACGCTGGGATCTGGGAGTGTTACCGAGCTGCAGACACGGATGGCAAGTAGGAAATGCAGGGTGAGAACAAAaggtaaatgtaaaataattttaaaaaatacatggtTTCAAACCtaaatatgttaaaataaaatgttagcAGTTAGCAAATAAATAGTTTGATATATTTAGTTTGACATGTTGGGCGAGTTCTTTGACGTGCCAGTGGTACCCAGTTAGCCTCATAAGTACGTCTGCAACAACGTACGGCATTAACGTGCGCCGTGATCAGTGGGGCTGCCGGATTGTTGTCAAACAGAAAGCTAGCTGGCAGATTTAATTAAGAGTTTAGCAGGAACTTTGTAAATAGTAAACAACATTTGGTAACAGAACTGCTTTAGTGTTTTTAAATCTGCAGTAgcatgttcatttatttatcttattaGTAGGTAGTTAATATTGCCCCCCATGATGTAAATAATACTTGAAAGGGCTTTACTACTTTTGGTGGATTGTCATGTCAtgctttgttgtaaataaatgtgactgGTTCTTGTTCTTAGAGTTGTGAAATCTAGGTTATTCAACTGTAAGACGACACACAAGACCCAGGCAGAAAATGCAAGGTCCCCCACTGGTCTCACGTAACTTGATAGGTAGTGTCCATACCTcccccagctgcagcagctcccagTTATCATTGATGTAAGACATCAGAAGCATCTCTGAATCAAAGTACATCTTCTTGTGGATCACACTCAAGTTGTACAGACTCAGGTGTGTGACATTTTCCCTGAAACATTTTAGTAAAAGTTGTGTTTTATTCACTTGGTctggttccaaaaaaaacttcaaatgttgagaaaaagcagcaatggAGAAGAGCTGAAGTTTAGAAACAAGATATTGAGAGAACGGAATTAATTAAAGACCTGTTTCATTTGCTGCAAGAGGGCGCATTGTATTTCACAGACTATCTGAGACAAACGTACATCTCGCACTTCACTTACCATGTGAGAGGCAGTCGGCTGAGGTACTCTGGTCCTCCATTGCAAACGGAAcaaataaacagataaaacctgaagttataaacaaaaaaaacatgtcagatTATAACGCTGCAAAATGATTTGGTGAACACAAGACAGGGCCTGTTGCTTTATGGTTTGTGAAAGTACATTTCACAAAGTTACACGATCACTAACAGACAATCTGTCCCGATATATAAAAACAAGGATAGAATAATTTCCATTGAATTAATTTCCTACTGTAGACTACCTCTGAGTGTATAGAGCATTTCTTTAAAAGGTTGATCAGAGTAATTTAAAACTTTAATACAGTTTGTATCACCAGTAAGAATATATAACAAACATTGTGCTATTTGCACCTGTCTCCGTAGAACATGGGTATCTGTAAGCAATGGAGACACGCCTCATGGAACCACTGCAGACACCCGTTACACTGCAGCATCTTCAGGTACCAACTTcaaggacagagaaaaggttgtTAGCCGACCGGGACAACGAGGTACATGGAAAGATGTACTTGGAGATAGATTTATCTATATAAAAACATGGGTGTGTAGGAAGTTGTTTATCAAACGTATGCAACGTGTAACTCACTCTCCTGGACCTCCACAGTAGCAGTAGCACTGCTGGATGTTAGTCTCGTGGGCTTGGTCCCAAACCAGCTCGTCCAGAGCGTATGGGAGCGAGAGGTGTAGTCCGgtgtgcttctcctgcagctcctgctccaCAAAGCCCTGAGCGGACGCTCCCCTCATGTTTGCAGCCTCCCTCTGTACACCAGACAGACAATCCATATGACAAATCACAACAAATAATGCACCTCACAAGGCGGCTGTCAcgtatataaataataaacaactTGTGCATTCAACT is drawn from Gasterosteus aculeatus chromosome 3, fGasAcu3.hap1.1, whole genome shotgun sequence and contains these coding sequences:
- the mtf2 gene encoding metal-response element-binding transcription factor 2, which codes for MRVSGDVDHLSVHHRALPQRQQQAVSGSPTSLSARGEYGEDSMSDRFTEGQDVLARWSDGLFYLGTITKINREKQQCFVVFEDRSKSWVLWKDIQTGDEDDEEDNEDDDDIVCSICQDETSDEPNEIVICDKCGKGYHQLCHSPTIDASVIDSDDKWLCSDCELTCRPKREAANMRGASAQGFVEQELQEKHTGLHLSLPYALDELVWDQAHETNIQQCYCYCGGPGDWYLKMLQCNGCLQWFHEACLHCLQIPMFYGDRFYLFICSVCNGGPEYLSRLPLTWENVTHLSLYNLSVIHKKMYFDSEMLLMSYINDNWELLQLGELGNTPRSQRYGRVLEALNNNSSIFKSGKEVKKKKHLFSLRIRFPPAPPNSHEPSGRGMDRTSHEINIKGCKSTKTPPGMMSLTNGTEKKKKRKQGARSLETLAKPQCSERLSQNLRRPLPLEPNTLDHLTAAKRERPQLSTSDVESIGALSTTETTSTSISRPSSCSSSKTRTTACIMPVSAPLLKRKRGRPRRAPQPPRPEILPPSHADPNPSATEMMSPLPRLHSADIVHGMDPNSQLSHLKSSISSYFGAAGRLACGEKYKVLARRVTLDGKVQYLVEWEGVTAS